The Magnetospirillum sp. genome includes a region encoding these proteins:
- the phoB gene encoding phosphate regulon transcriptional regulator PhoB, which yields MKPHLLIVEDEPALIELLRYNFDKEGFRVTTAGDGEAALVAVAEGRPDLMILDWMLPHISGLEVCRQLRRKADTRDLPIIMLTARGEESDRVRGLEVGADDYVAKPFSPSELIARVRAVLRRAKPSSAHDMLTYGDLSMDLASHRVIRGGRSVHLGPTEFRLLRFLLERPGRVYSREQLLDAVWGRDIYVEPRTVDVHIRRLRKAINGEGEIDLIRTVRSAGYALDETADA from the coding sequence GTGAAACCGCATCTTCTCATCGTCGAGGACGAGCCTGCGCTGATCGAACTTCTGCGCTACAATTTCGACAAGGAAGGGTTTCGCGTCACCACGGCCGGCGACGGCGAAGCGGCATTGGTGGCCGTGGCCGAGGGGCGCCCGGATCTGATGATCCTCGACTGGATGCTGCCGCATATTTCCGGCCTCGAGGTTTGCCGCCAGCTGCGGCGCAAGGCCGACACGCGCGATCTGCCGATCATCATGCTGACCGCGCGCGGCGAGGAGAGCGACCGGGTTCGCGGCCTTGAGGTCGGTGCGGACGACTATGTCGCCAAGCCCTTCAGCCCGTCGGAACTCATTGCGCGCGTGCGCGCGGTGCTGCGCCGCGCGAAGCCCTCGTCGGCGCACGACATGCTGACCTACGGCGATCTCAGCATGGACCTCGCGTCGCATCGCGTGATCCGCGGGGGGCGCTCGGTGCATCTGGGACCGACCGAGTTTCGCCTGCTGCGCTTCCTGCTCGAGCGGCCGGGTCGCGTCTACAGCCGCGAGCAGCTGCTCGATGCGGTTTGGGGGCGCGACATCTACGTGGAACCTCGAACGGTCGACGTACATATCCGCCGCTTGCGCAAGGCGATCAACGGCGAGGGCGAAATCGATCTGATCCGCACCGTCCGTTCGGCCGGCTACGCGCTCGACGAAACGGCCGACGCCTGA
- the phoU gene encoding phosphate signaling complex protein PhoU — MPNEHIVKSFDEELKRLSNLLARMGGLVEAQIATSIQAVAQRDGDLATSVISADARVDELERDIDDQVLRVMALRQPVATDLRFALGALRIAADLERAADYAKNVAKRAIALNQVAPLRPVHAIPRMGAMVREMLKDVLDAFAARDVAKAVAVWNRDEELDEMYGSLFRELLTYMMEDPRNITGSTHLLFIAKNIERIGDHTTNIAETIHFLVTGVPLRAERPKGDGGNFAVVGASKPAE, encoded by the coding sequence ATGCCAAACGAACATATCGTCAAATCTTTCGACGAGGAGCTGAAGCGCCTTTCCAACCTCCTGGCCCGCATGGGCGGCCTCGTCGAAGCGCAGATTGCGACCTCGATACAGGCGGTTGCGCAGCGCGACGGCGATCTTGCGACGAGCGTAATCTCGGCCGACGCACGCGTGGACGAACTCGAGCGCGACATCGACGACCAGGTGCTGCGCGTGATGGCGCTGCGCCAGCCGGTTGCGACGGATCTGCGCTTTGCGCTCGGCGCACTGCGCATTGCGGCCGACCTCGAACGTGCCGCCGACTACGCCAAGAACGTCGCCAAACGCGCGATCGCCCTCAACCAGGTCGCTCCCTTGCGCCCGGTCCATGCGATCCCGCGGATGGGGGCCATGGTTCGCGAAATGCTGAAGGACGTGCTCGACGCGTTTGCGGCGCGCGACGTCGCCAAGGCCGTTGCCGTCTGGAATCGCGACGAAGAGCTCGACGAGATGTACGGCTCGCTGTTCCGCGAACTGTTGACCTACATGATGGAAGATCCGCGCAATATCACCGGATCGACGCATCTGCTGTTCATCGCCAAGAACATCGAGCGCATCGGCGACCACACGACGAACATCGCCGAGACAATCCACTTTCTGGTCACCGGCGTGCCGTTGCGCGCCGAGCGTCCCAAGGGCGATGGCGGCAATTTCGCCGTCGTCGGCGCCTCCAAACCGGCCGAGTGA
- the pstB gene encoding phosphate ABC transporter ATP-binding protein PstB: MPIAAAADGHKAKVVARGVDVFYGEKHALKKVNIDIREHQVTAFIGPSGCGKSTFLRCLNRMNDTIDSCRVAGEIKLDNLDIYDKAIDVVQLRARVGMVFQKANPFPKSIYDNIVYGPRIHGLATTKQEFDEIVEHSLRGAGLWDEVKDRLLDSGTGLSGGQQQRLCIARAIAVSPEVILMDEPCSALDPIATAHVEELIDELKEKFTIVIVTHNMQQAARVSQRTAFFHLGTLVEEDDTANIFTNPRDERTQGYITGRYG, translated from the coding sequence ATGCCCATAGCTGCTGCGGCCGATGGTCACAAAGCCAAAGTCGTGGCTCGTGGCGTCGATGTGTTCTACGGCGAGAAGCACGCGCTCAAGAAGGTCAATATCGACATTCGCGAGCATCAGGTGACCGCCTTCATCGGTCCGTCGGGATGCGGAAAATCGACGTTTCTGCGCTGCCTCAACCGCATGAACGACACGATCGATTCGTGCCGGGTTGCAGGCGAGATCAAGCTCGACAACCTCGATATCTACGACAAGGCGATCGACGTTGTGCAGCTGCGCGCACGCGTGGGCATGGTATTCCAGAAGGCCAATCCGTTCCCGAAGTCGATCTACGATAACATCGTCTACGGCCCCAGGATTCATGGACTTGCAACCACCAAGCAGGAGTTCGACGAGATCGTCGAGCACTCGCTGCGCGGCGCGGGACTGTGGGACGAAGTTAAGGACCGGTTGCTGGATTCGGGCACGGGTCTGTCGGGCGGCCAGCAGCAACGCCTGTGCATCGCGCGCGCAATCGCCGTCTCGCCGGAAGTGATCCTGATGGACGAGCCGTGCTCCGCACTCGACCCGATCGCAACGGCGCATGTCGAAGAACTCATCGACGAGCTCAAGGAAAAGTTCACGATCGTCATCGTCACCCACAATATGCAGCAAGCCGCGCGCGTTTCCCAACGCACGGCTTTCTTCCATCTCGGCACGCTGGTCGAGGAAGACGATACGGCCAATATTTTCACGAATCCGCGCGACGAGCGCACGCAAGGCTACATCACTGGCCGCTACGGCTGA
- the pstA gene encoding phosphate ABC transporter permease PstA, with protein sequence MTSFHTSADATARLKKRYAAEWRFKMYGIAALTFAVASLALLLWTILSNGATAVVQTNIRLEVEFSKEHIDPDGKGDVAAYRLGNWPAVLRSALQAKFPEVRGRLPLRNLEALMSDGAQIKLTEMITADPTLLGQKRDVWLLASSDVDMIWKGHSERNVAESSRRINDLQLGWLDTLAAEGRVALKFNDRLFTAADSRQPELVGIWGGVVGSFMTLAIALLLAFPIGVGAAIYLEEYAPKNKFTDLIEVNINNLAAVPSIVFGLLGLAVFLQVFGMPRSAPVVGGVVLALMSLPIIIISARASLRSVPPSIREAALGLGASKMQAIFHHILPLAMPGIMTGTILAMAHALGETAPLLMIGMVAFVVDIPGGPLSPSTVLPVQIFMWADNPERGFVEKTSAAIMTLLIFLLCMNALAIWLRRKFERRW encoded by the coding sequence ATGACGTCTTTCCATACTAGTGCCGACGCAACGGCGCGTCTCAAAAAGCGCTATGCAGCCGAGTGGCGCTTCAAGATGTACGGAATTGCGGCATTGACGTTTGCCGTCGCGTCCCTGGCGCTTTTGCTGTGGACGATTCTGTCGAACGGCGCGACGGCCGTCGTCCAGACGAACATTCGCCTCGAGGTCGAGTTCTCCAAAGAACATATCGACCCAGACGGCAAAGGGGATGTGGCGGCCTATCGTCTTGGTAATTGGCCGGCTGTTCTTCGGTCCGCACTGCAGGCCAAATTCCCTGAAGTACGCGGCCGCCTGCCGTTGCGCAATCTTGAAGCGCTTATGTCCGACGGGGCACAGATCAAACTGACGGAAATGATCACCGCCGACCCCACCCTACTTGGGCAGAAGCGTGATGTTTGGCTGCTCGCCAGTTCCGACGTCGATATGATCTGGAAAGGCCATTCGGAGCGAAACGTGGCGGAGAGTTCGCGCCGCATCAACGACTTGCAGCTTGGGTGGCTTGACACGCTGGCGGCCGAGGGGCGCGTTGCCCTCAAGTTCAATGACCGTCTCTTTACGGCCGCAGACAGCCGCCAGCCCGAACTTGTTGGGATTTGGGGCGGGGTCGTCGGCTCGTTCATGACACTGGCGATCGCGCTGTTGTTGGCATTCCCCATTGGGGTAGGTGCTGCGATCTATCTCGAAGAGTATGCGCCTAAAAACAAATTTACCGATCTCATCGAAGTCAACATCAACAACTTGGCTGCAGTTCCCTCGATCGTGTTCGGCCTCCTGGGACTGGCGGTTTTCCTCCAGGTTTTTGGCATGCCGCGATCTGCCCCCGTTGTCGGCGGTGTTGTGCTTGCGCTGATGAGTCTGCCGATCATCATCATTTCGGCCCGCGCGTCGCTTCGCTCAGTGCCGCCGTCGATCCGCGAGGCGGCGCTTGGCCTTGGCGCTTCCAAAATGCAGGCGATCTTCCATCACATTCTGCCGCTGGCGATGCCGGGCATTATGACGGGAACGATCCTTGCGATGGCGCACGCGCTAGGCGAGACTGCCCCCCTGCTGATGATCGGTATGGTGGCCTTTGTCGTGGATATCCCAGGTGGGCCGCTTTCGCCATCGACGGTGCTGCCGGTCCAGATTTTCATGTGGGCGGACAATCCGGAACGCGGCTTTGTGGAGAAGACGTCGGCGGCGATCATGACGCTTCTGATCTTCCTTCTGTGCATGAATGCGCTCGCCATTTGGCTGCGCAGAAAATTCGAACGGCGGTGGTAG
- the pstC gene encoding phosphate ABC transporter permease subunit PstC: MNSFVLILVVLALSFAAYRFGTSAAIRQQATGTVRLHSLVSFYGYYVALWCGLPALVILAVWISSQDLLIRTLVTAALPAEIRSLPVDQLNLAITDIRNMAYGNVTASDASPAMKAAVAHYIGLRGIAQAAMWLTVLAAGIGGLVLARSKITATMRARNQVEQIIRIILIISSIIAVVTTIGIVLSLVFEAARFFAVVPATDFLFGLTWSPQTAIRADQVGSSGAFGAVPLFTGTLLIATISMFVAVPIGLLSAIYMADYAPRRVRSIMKPTLEVLAGIPTVVYGFFAALTVAPFVREAGAVFGLEVASTSGLAAGLVMGIMIVPFVSSLSDDVINAVPQALRDASLGLGATKSETIRRVVLPAALPGIAASVILAFSRALGETMIVVMAAGLAANLTANPLNAVTTVTVHIAALLVGDQEFDSPKTLSAFALGLVLFSVTLTLNIVAMRIVRKYREQYE; this comes from the coding sequence ATGAACAGCTTTGTTCTCATTCTCGTCGTCCTCGCGCTCAGCTTTGCCGCATATCGTTTCGGCACATCGGCCGCGATCAGGCAGCAAGCGACGGGCACCGTGCGTCTGCACTCGCTTGTATCCTTCTACGGCTACTATGTCGCGCTCTGGTGCGGCCTTCCGGCGCTGGTGATCCTGGCGGTGTGGATATCGTCGCAGGACCTTCTAATTCGCACGCTCGTTACAGCGGCCCTGCCGGCTGAAATTCGCAGCCTGCCCGTCGATCAGTTGAACCTCGCAATTACAGACATTCGCAACATGGCCTACGGGAACGTCACTGCGTCCGACGCGTCCCCGGCGATGAAGGCAGCGGTTGCGCACTATATCGGTCTTCGCGGGATTGCGCAGGCTGCCATGTGGCTCACAGTGCTGGCTGCCGGTATCGGCGGTCTTGTCCTTGCGCGCAGCAAGATCACGGCGACAATGCGTGCGCGCAATCAAGTCGAGCAGATCATCCGCATCATTCTTATCATAAGTTCGATCATTGCCGTCGTTACGACGATCGGTATTGTCTTGTCGTTGGTGTTTGAGGCGGCGCGGTTCTTCGCGGTGGTGCCTGCGACGGATTTTCTGTTCGGCTTGACCTGGAGCCCGCAGACCGCAATCCGCGCCGATCAGGTCGGATCGTCGGGTGCTTTCGGTGCCGTACCGCTTTTCACCGGCACGTTGCTTATCGCGACGATTTCGATGTTTGTTGCCGTTCCGATCGGTTTGTTGTCTGCGATCTACATGGCCGACTATGCGCCGCGCCGCGTGCGTTCGATCATGAAGCCGACGCTCGAAGTTCTTGCGGGTATTCCGACCGTCGTCTACGGATTCTTTGCCGCATTGACGGTTGCACCTTTTGTGCGCGAAGCCGGAGCAGTTTTCGGACTCGAAGTCGCCTCGACATCCGGTCTGGCGGCGGGTCTGGTCATGGGTATCATGATCGTTCCGTTCGTTTCGTCGCTGTCGGACGACGTGATCAACGCGGTCCCGCAGGCATTGCGCGACGCGTCCCTCGGACTGGGTGCCACAAAATCCGAGACGATCCGGCGTGTCGTGTTGCCTGCAGCCCTCCCTGGGATTGCGGCCTCCGTGATTCTCGCTTTCAGCCGGGCGTTGGGCGAAACCATGATCGTCGTGATGGCGGCAGGGCTTGCGGCCAATCTCACGGCCAATCCGTTGAACGCGGTCACAACCGTTACAGTTCACATTGCGGCATTGCTTGTTGGCGACCAGGAGTTTGATAGCCCGAAGACCCTTTCTGCATTCGCGCTCGGGTTGGTGCTGTTCAGCGTCACGCTTACCCTCAACATCGTCGCAATGCGTATCGTACGCAAGTATCGGGAGCAGTACGAATGA
- a CDS encoding substrate-binding domain-containing protein, with amino-acid sequence MNRKINILAGVAMAAAIVAVGMPTAQAQQARDQIRIVGSSTVFPFTTAVAEQFQRTSSFKAPIVESTGTGGGMRLFCAGVGVQHPDITNASRRMTKGEFESCKTNGVTDIIEVKIGYDGIVLATKKGSQKMDLTLRHVFLALARQVPVNGQMVNNPYQRWNQIDPALPAWEIEVIGPPPTSGTRDSFNELALAGGCAQVPEVATLITDSAARGRACQQIREDGKYIEGGENDNLIVQRLATGRVGAIGVFGYSFLEENPDKIEGKKIGGYDPTPENIADSKYPIARDMFIYAKRAHIGVVPGIREFLAEYSSARAMGDGGYLEKKGLIVLPAPEQARVRAATTALTPLSL; translated from the coding sequence TTGAACCGCAAAATCAACATTCTCGCCGGCGTCGCAATGGCTGCCGCTATTGTCGCCGTCGGTATGCCCACGGCGCAGGCGCAGCAGGCGCGCGACCAGATCCGCATTGTCGGATCGTCGACGGTGTTCCCGTTCACGACGGCGGTCGCCGAACAGTTTCAGCGCACGAGCAGCTTCAAGGCACCGATCGTTGAATCGACGGGTACCGGCGGCGGCATGCGTCTGTTCTGCGCCGGCGTCGGCGTTCAGCATCCGGACATCACCAATGCGTCGCGCCGCATGACAAAGGGCGAATTCGAGAGCTGCAAGACGAATGGCGTGACCGACATCATCGAAGTCAAGATCGGCTACGACGGCATCGTTCTGGCGACCAAGAAAGGTTCGCAGAAGATGGATCTGACGCTCCGTCACGTCTTCCTTGCGCTTGCGCGCCAGGTGCCGGTGAACGGCCAAATGGTCAACAACCCTTACCAGCGTTGGAACCAGATCGACCCCGCCTTGCCGGCTTGGGAAATCGAAGTGATCGGGCCGCCGCCGACCTCGGGCACGCGCGACTCGTTCAACGAACTCGCATTGGCCGGCGGTTGCGCGCAGGTGCCTGAAGTCGCCACGCTGATCACGGACAGCGCTGCCCGCGGTCGCGCCTGTCAGCAGATTCGCGAAGACGGCAAATACATCGAAGGCGGCGAAAACGACAATCTGATCGTGCAGCGTCTCGCGACGGGGCGCGTGGGTGCGATCGGCGTGTTCGGTTACTCCTTCCTCGAAGAGAACCCCGACAAGATCGAAGGCAAAAAGATCGGCGGCTACGATCCGACGCCGGAAAACATCGCGGACAGCAAGTACCCGATCGCCCGCGACATGTTCATCTATGCCAAGCGCGCCCATATCGGCGTCGTCCCCGGCATTCGCGAGTTTCTCGCCGAGTATTCCAGCGCGCGAGCGATGGGCGACGGCGGCTATCTCGAGAAGAAGGGGCTGATTGTTCTTCCCGCTCCCGAGCAGGCCAGGGTCCGTGCGGCAACAACGGCTCTGACGCCGCTGTCGCTGTAA
- a CDS encoding branched-chain amino acid ABC transporter substrate-binding protein, with protein MTIKRRDLLKTGMGAAALTLAAPTILRAQSGPLTIGVAGPITGPNAAFGEQLRRGAAMAVADITAAGGVLGRPLALAIEDDASDPNQARAAANRLAGRKVPFVLGHFNSSCSIPASEVYAEEGVLQITPASTNPRLTDRGPRFKNVFRTCGRDDQQGAIAGAWLADKFKGKSVAVIHDKTTYGQGLADETKKAMNAAGLTERIYDGIATGDKDFTALITRMKSQSVEAIYFGGLHTEAALLVRQARDQGLGAQLVSGDGIVSTEFASIAGRASDGVIMTFDSDPRKSPGAAQVVQKFVAQGYDPEGYTLLSYAGVQVFAEAAKRANGLGVDALVAQMHGKSFQTVIGNLTYDNKGDLTKPNYVFYIWKDGKYAEM; from the coding sequence ATGACCATCAAGCGTAGAGACCTACTGAAAACCGGCATGGGCGCTGCCGCACTGACGCTCGCCGCACCGACGATCCTGCGCGCTCAGTCGGGTCCGCTCACGATCGGCGTTGCCGGGCCGATTACAGGCCCCAATGCGGCGTTCGGCGAACAGCTGCGCCGCGGGGCTGCCATGGCCGTCGCCGACATCACGGCGGCGGGCGGCGTACTCGGCCGGCCGCTTGCTTTGGCGATCGAAGACGACGCCTCGGATCCCAACCAAGCGCGTGCGGCTGCCAACCGCCTTGCCGGCCGCAAGGTGCCGTTCGTGCTCGGCCACTTCAACTCGTCCTGCTCGATCCCGGCGTCGGAAGTTTACGCCGAAGAAGGTGTGTTGCAGATCACGCCGGCCTCGACTAACCCGCGCCTGACCGACCGCGGCCCGCGCTTCAAAAACGTGTTCCGCACCTGCGGTCGCGACGACCAGCAGGGTGCGATCGCCGGCGCGTGGCTTGCCGACAAGTTCAAAGGCAAGTCCGTCGCCGTAATTCACGACAAGACCACCTACGGCCAGGGACTGGCGGACGAAACCAAGAAGGCAATGAATGCGGCCGGCCTCACCGAGCGCATCTACGACGGCATTGCGACCGGCGACAAGGACTTCACGGCGCTCATCACGCGTATGAAGAGCCAGTCGGTCGAAGCCATCTATTTCGGCGGTTTGCATACGGAAGCGGCCTTGCTGGTTCGCCAGGCGCGCGACCAGGGCTTGGGCGCACAGCTCGTGTCGGGCGACGGCATCGTCTCGACGGAATTCGCCTCGATCGCCGGTCGTGCTTCGGACGGCGTGATCATGACCTTCGACAGCGATCCGCGCAAATCGCCGGGGGCTGCCCAGGTCGTGCAGAAGTTCGTGGCGCAAGGCTACGATCCCGAAGGCTACACGCTGCTCTCGTACGCCGGCGTGCAGGTGTTCGCCGAGGCGGCCAAGCGTGCGAACGGCTTGGGCGTCGATGCGTTGGTGGCCCAGATGCACGGCAAGTCGTTCCAGACCGTGATCGGCAACCTCACCTACGACAACAAGGGCGACCTCACCAAGCCGAACTACGTCTTCTACATCTGGAAAGACGGCAAGTACGCCGAGATGTAA
- a CDS encoding ABC transporter ATP-binding protein codes for MLSVKNVKTHYGPVEALRGVSLDVHEGEIVALIGANGAGKSTLLMTICGDPRASEGQIVYDGNDITQTPLHQMVRLGIAQSPEGRRIFPRMSVLENLQLGAYAGAPANFEADIARVFRLFPRLAERSSQRAGTMSGGEQQMLAIGRALMSRPRLLLLDEPSLGLAPLLVAQIFATIREINRSEAVTVLLVEQNAYHALRLAHRGYVLVNGAIRLSGTGPELLANPDIQQAYLAGGKS; via the coding sequence CTGCTCAGCGTGAAAAACGTCAAGACGCATTACGGCCCGGTCGAAGCGCTGCGCGGCGTGTCGCTCGACGTGCACGAGGGTGAGATCGTGGCGCTCATCGGCGCCAACGGGGCCGGCAAGTCGACGCTGCTGATGACGATCTGCGGTGATCCGCGCGCGAGCGAAGGCCAGATCGTCTACGACGGCAACGACATCACGCAAACGCCGCTGCACCAGATGGTGCGCCTCGGCATCGCCCAGTCGCCGGAAGGGCGCCGTATCTTTCCCCGCATGAGCGTGCTCGAAAATCTGCAACTCGGGGCCTATGCCGGCGCGCCTGCGAATTTCGAGGCGGACATCGCGCGCGTGTTTCGGCTGTTTCCGCGGCTTGCCGAGCGCAGCAGCCAGCGTGCCGGCACCATGTCGGGTGGCGAGCAGCAGATGCTGGCGATCGGGCGCGCGCTCATGAGCCGGCCGCGGCTGCTGCTGCTTGACGAACCCTCTTTGGGACTAGCGCCATTGCTGGTGGCGCAGATTTTTGCGACGATCCGTGAAATCAACCGCTCCGAGGCGGTGACGGTGCTGCTGGTCGAACAGAATGCCTATCACGCTTTGCGTCTGGCCCATCGCGGCTACGTGCTCGTGAACGGTGCGATCCGGTTGAGCGGGACGGGGCCGGAGCTGCTGGCCAATCCCGATATCCAGCAGGCCTATTTGGCCGGCGGCAAAAGCTAG
- a CDS encoding ATP-binding cassette domain-containing protein, translating into MSLLTVEHLTIRFGGLVAIDDVSFAAEDRRITAIIGPNGAGKTTVFNCLTGFYKPDVGRMCVAADGQEWLLERMEGFRIARDAGIARTFQNIRLFPKMTVLENLLVAQHKTLQRASLFSLAGLVGAKSFRLAEEAAIERARGWLARCNLVHVADDEAGSLPYGAQRRLEIARAMCTGPRILCLDEPAAGLNPAESSELAALVRSIRDDEKIAILLIEHDMSVVMEISDQIIVLDHGRKIAQGRPDEIRTNPDVIRAYLGTDEEAAAAP; encoded by the coding sequence GTGAGCCTGCTGACGGTCGAGCATCTGACGATCCGATTCGGCGGCCTGGTCGCCATCGACGATGTGAGCTTTGCCGCCGAAGACCGGCGCATCACCGCCATCATCGGCCCAAACGGTGCCGGCAAGACGACGGTCTTCAACTGCCTGACCGGCTTCTACAAGCCCGACGTGGGGCGCATGTGCGTGGCCGCCGACGGCCAAGAATGGCTGCTTGAGCGCATGGAAGGCTTCCGCATCGCGCGCGATGCCGGCATTGCGCGCACGTTCCAGAATATCCGCCTGTTTCCGAAGATGACCGTGCTCGAGAATCTGCTCGTGGCCCAGCACAAGACCCTGCAGCGCGCCTCGCTGTTCTCGCTTGCCGGGCTCGTCGGCGCCAAAAGCTTTCGGCTTGCCGAAGAGGCGGCCATCGAACGCGCACGCGGCTGGCTCGCGCGCTGCAATCTCGTGCACGTCGCCGACGACGAAGCGGGCAGCCTTCCCTACGGCGCCCAGCGCCGCTTGGAGATTGCGCGTGCAATGTGCACGGGGCCGCGCATTCTTTGTCTCGACGAGCCGGCCGCCGGCCTCAACCCGGCTGAGTCGTCCGAGCTTGCGGCCCTCGTGCGCAGTATTCGCGACGACGAGAAGATCGCAATTCTGCTCATCGAGCACGACATGAGCGTCGTCATGGAAATTTCCGACCAGATCATCGTGCTCGACCATGGGCGCAAAATCGCCCAGGGCCGGCCCGACGAAATCCGTACCAACCCGGACGTGATCCGCGCCTATCTCGGCACGGACGAAGAAGCGGCCGCCGCACCATGA
- the livM gene encoding high-affinity branched-chain amino acid ABC transporter permease LivM, which yields MAQVKPAEAFREAASAALVALLLAIPLVGFRLVDGLRGLTIDTRFDWVAWGVSAVFFGRLAIAFSGTKRRLLPDFKSVGAALSNLPGGLSRFAGGAMLVGALLLPLVPFADRYVVEIAITVLIYIMLGWGLNIVVGLAGLLDLGYVAFYAVGAYSYALLSINFGWSFWLCLPVAGLLAAAFGVMLGFPVLRLRGDYLAIVTLGFGEMIRIILLNWKDFSGGPNGISSIPRPDFFGFPFARTAEDGQTTFHQLFGLEFSPMHRIVFLYYLILILAMLTNLFTLRMRRLPLGRAWEALREDEIACRALGINPTMIKLSAFALGAMFGGFAGAFFATRQGFISPESFSFIESAVILAIVVLGGMGSQIGVVIAAAFLILVPEFLRDFSQYRMVLFGMAMVLIMLWRPQGLVSHRSPSARLGARA from the coding sequence GTGGCCCAGGTCAAACCCGCCGAGGCATTTCGCGAAGCGGCGTCCGCGGCCCTGGTCGCCCTTCTTCTGGCGATCCCGCTTGTCGGGTTCCGGCTGGTCGACGGGTTGCGTGGCCTCACGATCGACACGCGCTTCGACTGGGTCGCGTGGGGCGTGTCGGCTGTGTTCTTCGGCCGTCTGGCGATCGCGTTTTCGGGCACAAAGCGTCGCCTGTTGCCCGATTTCAAATCGGTCGGTGCGGCCCTATCGAACTTGCCCGGCGGGCTGTCGCGCTTTGCGGGCGGTGCGATGCTGGTCGGGGCGTTGCTGCTGCCGCTGGTCCCCTTCGCCGACCGCTACGTGGTCGAAATTGCGATTACGGTGCTGATCTACATCATGCTCGGCTGGGGCCTCAACATCGTGGTCGGGCTCGCGGGTCTTCTCGATCTCGGCTATGTCGCGTTCTACGCCGTGGGTGCCTACAGCTACGCGCTGCTGTCGATCAATTTCGGCTGGTCGTTTTGGCTGTGCCTGCCGGTGGCGGGGCTCTTGGCGGCAGCCTTCGGCGTGATGCTGGGCTTTCCGGTCTTGCGGCTGCGCGGCGACTACCTGGCCATCGTCACGCTGGGGTTCGGCGAGATGATCCGCATCATTCTGCTTAATTGGAAAGACTTCTCGGGCGGACCCAACGGCATTTCGTCGATCCCGCGGCCCGATTTTTTCGGCTTTCCTTTTGCGCGGACGGCCGAAGACGGGCAGACGACGTTCCACCAGCTTTTTGGGCTCGAGTTCAGCCCGATGCACCGCATCGTCTTTCTCTACTATCTGATCCTGATCCTGGCGATGCTCACCAATCTTTTCACCTTGCGCATGCGCCGCCTGCCGCTCGGCCGGGCCTGGGAAGCGTTGCGCGAAGACGAGATCGCGTGCCGGGCACTTGGCATCAATCCGACGATGATCAAACTCTCGGCTTTCGCGCTGGGCGCCATGTTCGGCGGTTTCGCGGGTGCTTTCTTCGCCACCCGCCAGGGCTTCATCAGCCCGGAGAGTTTTTCCTTCATCGAAAGTGCGGTGATCCTCGCCATCGTCGTATTGGGCGGCATGGGCAGCCAGATCGGCGTGGTCATCGCCGCTGCCTTCCTGATTCTCGTGCCTGAGTTCCTTCGCGATTTTTCGCAGTACCGCATGGTGCTTTTCGGCATGGCGATGGTGCTGATCATGCTGTGGCGCCCGCAAGGGCTGGTCTCGCACCGCTCGCCGAGTGCCAGGCTGGGGGCACGCGCGTGA